The following proteins are co-located in the Phocoena phocoena chromosome 1, mPhoPho1.1, whole genome shotgun sequence genome:
- the PTP4A2 gene encoding protein tyrosine phosphatase type IVA 2 isoform X2, whose translation MNRPAPVEISYENMRFLITHNPTNATLNKFTEELKKYGVTTLVRVCDATYDKAPVEKEGIHVLIVDDWLNLLKTKFREEPGCCVAVHCVAGLGRAPVLVALALIECGMKYEDAVQFIRQKRRGAFNSKQLLYLEKYRPKMRLRFRDTNGHCCVQ comes from the exons ATGAACCGTCCAGCCCCTGTGGAGATCTCCTATGAGAACATGCGTTTTCTGATAACCCACAACCCTACCAATGCTACCCTCAACAAGTTCACAGAG gaacTTAAGAAGTATGGAGTGACAACTTTGGTTCGAGTTTGTGATGCTACATATGATAAAGCACCAGttgaaaaagaaggaatccaCGTTCTA ATAGTTGACGATTGGCTAAACCTACTAAAAACCAAATTTCGTGAAGAGCCAGGTTGCTGTGTTGCAGTGCATTGTGTTGCAGGACTGGGAAG GGCACCTGTGCTGGTCGCACTTGCTTTGATTGAATGTGGAATGAAGTACGAAGATGCAGTTCAGTTTATAAGACA aaaaagaagggGAGCATTCAATTCCAAACAGCTGCTTTACCTGGAGAAATACCGACCTAAGATGCGATTACGCTTCAGAGATACCAATGGGCATTGCTGCGTTCAGTAG
- the PTP4A2 gene encoding protein tyrosine phosphatase type IVA 2 isoform X3, with protein MNRPAPVEISYENMRFLITHNPTNATLNKFTEELKKYGVTTLVRVCDATYDKAPVEKEGIHVLDWPFDDGAPPPNQIVDDWLNLLKTKFREEPGCCVAVHCVAGLGRKRRGAFNSKQLLYLEKYRPKMRLRFRDTNGHCCVQ; from the exons ATGAACCGTCCAGCCCCTGTGGAGATCTCCTATGAGAACATGCGTTTTCTGATAACCCACAACCCTACCAATGCTACCCTCAACAAGTTCACAGAG gaacTTAAGAAGTATGGAGTGACAACTTTGGTTCGAGTTTGTGATGCTACATATGATAAAGCACCAGttgaaaaagaaggaatccaCGTTCTA GATTGGCCTTTTGACGATGGAGCGCCACCCCCTAATCAGATAGTTGACGATTGGCTAAACCTACTAAAAACCAAATTTCGTGAAGAGCCAGGTTGCTGTGTTGCAGTGCATTGTGTTGCAGGACTGGGAAG aaaaagaagggGAGCATTCAATTCCAAACAGCTGCTTTACCTGGAGAAATACCGACCTAAGATGCGATTACGCTTCAGAGATACCAATGGGCATTGCTGCGTTCAGTAG
- the PTP4A2 gene encoding protein tyrosine phosphatase type IVA 2 isoform X4 produces the protein MNRPAPVEISYENMRFLITHNPTNATLNKFTEDWPFDDGAPPPNQIVDDWLNLLKTKFREEPGCCVAVHCVAGLGRAPVLVALALIECGMKYEDAVQFIRQKRRGAFNSKQLLYLEKYRPKMRLRFRDTNGHCCVQ, from the exons ATGAACCGTCCAGCCCCTGTGGAGATCTCCTATGAGAACATGCGTTTTCTGATAACCCACAACCCTACCAATGCTACCCTCAACAAGTTCACAGAG GATTGGCCTTTTGACGATGGAGCGCCACCCCCTAATCAGATAGTTGACGATTGGCTAAACCTACTAAAAACCAAATTTCGTGAAGAGCCAGGTTGCTGTGTTGCAGTGCATTGTGTTGCAGGACTGGGAAG GGCACCTGTGCTGGTCGCACTTGCTTTGATTGAATGTGGAATGAAGTACGAAGATGCAGTTCAGTTTATAAGACA aaaaagaagggGAGCATTCAATTCCAAACAGCTGCTTTACCTGGAGAAATACCGACCTAAGATGCGATTACGCTTCAGAGATACCAATGGGCATTGCTGCGTTCAGTAG
- the PTP4A2 gene encoding protein tyrosine phosphatase type IVA 2 isoform X1, with product MNRPAPVEISYENMRFLITHNPTNATLNKFTEELKKYGVTTLVRVCDATYDKAPVEKEGIHVLDWPFDDGAPPPNQIVDDWLNLLKTKFREEPGCCVAVHCVAGLGRAPVLVALALIECGMKYEDAVQFIRQKRRGAFNSKQLLYLEKYRPKMRLRFRDTNGHCCVQ from the exons ATGAACCGTCCAGCCCCTGTGGAGATCTCCTATGAGAACATGCGTTTTCTGATAACCCACAACCCTACCAATGCTACCCTCAACAAGTTCACAGAG gaacTTAAGAAGTATGGAGTGACAACTTTGGTTCGAGTTTGTGATGCTACATATGATAAAGCACCAGttgaaaaagaaggaatccaCGTTCTA GATTGGCCTTTTGACGATGGAGCGCCACCCCCTAATCAGATAGTTGACGATTGGCTAAACCTACTAAAAACCAAATTTCGTGAAGAGCCAGGTTGCTGTGTTGCAGTGCATTGTGTTGCAGGACTGGGAAG GGCACCTGTGCTGGTCGCACTTGCTTTGATTGAATGTGGAATGAAGTACGAAGATGCAGTTCAGTTTATAAGACA aaaaagaagggGAGCATTCAATTCCAAACAGCTGCTTTACCTGGAGAAATACCGACCTAAGATGCGATTACGCTTCAGAGATACCAATGGGCATTGCTGCGTTCAGTAG